A stretch of DNA from Cellulomonas xiejunii:
GTCACGAGCCCGCGCCCCGCAGTGATGCGCGGTACGAGCGCACCGCCGACGGGTCGGCTCGTCGGGACCTTGAACCACCAGACGTCGAACGGGACGGGGAAGCGCCGGGAGGGGAGCCCGACGGCGCGTCGGACGACCGACCAGCGACCGTCGCACGCCACGACGAGGTCGGCCCGCAGGGTTCCCTCGCCGTGTGGCGTCCGGTAACGGACGCCCGTCACGCGGTCGCCGGTGCGCACGACGTCGGTCACCTCGTGCTCGCGCAGCAGCGTGAATCCCGGCTCCGCGTCGGCAGCGTCGGCGATCAGGTCGAGCAGGTCCCACTGCGGCGCCATCGCGATGTACGGGTACGGCACGCGCAGGCGTGTGAAGTCGACGACGGGTACAGGTGCGCCACCCGACGGGTCGGGCAGCCTGATGGCCTCGACGCGCGAGTGCGGCAGCGCGAGGAAGCGGTCGATGAGCCCGAGGTCGTCGAGCGCCTGCAGCGTCGACGGGTGCACGGTGTCGCCGCGGAAGTCCCGCAGGAAGTCGGCGTGCTTCTCCAGGACCGTGACGTCGACGCCGGCGCGCGCCAGCAGCAGGCCGAGGACGAGCCCGGCAGGCCCGCCGCCGACGACCGCGCACGTCGTCCGATCCTGCGTGGTGCCGTTCGTCGTCATCGCGGACCCCCTGTCCTCGGGGGACATCCTGCCCGATCTGCGTCGTGTGTCCAGGTTCTTCCGGCCGTGACGCCGTCGCCCGGCGCCGGTGTCAGGTGGCGCGCCGCACCGCGTGGCGCACGTGGACGACGCCGTTGGCGAACCGCCGGGTGGCCAGCAGCTCCAGGTCGAGTCGCACACCCCGCGGCAGCGCCGGCTTGCCGCCGCCCACGGTGACCGGGCACAGCAGCAGCACGCACTCGTCGACCAGCCCGTGCCGGAACGCCTCCGCACCGAGGCTCGCGCCGCCCACGCTCAGATCCGTGACGGACTCCTCCTTGAGGCGTCGCACCGCCTCGGGGTCGAACTGCCGCTCGATCCGGGTGCGCGCCGTCGAGACCGCGTCGAGCGTCGTGGAGTAGACGACCTTGTCGGCGTCGCGCCAGATCCCTGCGTACTCGCGGACGACCGCCGGCTGGTCCGTCAGCCAGTCGTCGTCCTCCCAGACGCGCATCGTCTCGTACATGCGCCGCCCGTAGAGCGACGTGCCGATGCCGCGCTCGTGCTCGTTCCAGAACGCGTGCACGGCCTCGTCGGGGACCGACCAGTCGAACGCGCCGCTCTCGTCCTCCAGGTAGCCGTCGAGCGAGGTGTTGGCTGCGTAGATGAGCTTCCCCATGGATGCCTCCGGTGACGGGACCTCAGGTTGTCAGCGGCGGGGAGGCGCGGGCAAGAGATGGAGGCGCGAGCGGGCCTGTGTGCTCCGCGCGCGATCGGCTGCCTCAGGAGGACCGCGCGCGACGGCTCGCCTACCGCTAGAGACGCAATGGTGGTGCACAAGCGTTGTGTCTTTGGCGGTTACCCGTCTACTGTTGACCCGTGCGCAGCGTCTCGATGCCGTCGGGGACGACCGACCAGCTCCTCACCACCGGTGAGGCCGCCCGCGTGCTCGGCACGTCTCGCCAGCACGTCGTGAACCTGACGAAGCGCGGAGACCTTCCCTACGAGACGACCGGCACGCACCGTCGTGTCCGCCTGTCCGACGTGGATCGCGTGCGGTACTCCACCCAGCGACTGTCCGCGGACCAGCGACGCTCCCTCCACCTGGCGTACGCGATCGCCGGCAAGCTCGTCCAGGACCCTGCGCTCGTCGACGTCGCACGCCAGAACCTCGAGCGCATGCGTGCGCGGCACACGCGTGGGCGCCCCGCGCAGTGGTTGGCGCAGTGGCAGGAGCTGCTCGACGGCCCGCTCGACGAGCTGTTGATCGTCCTGACATCACCGTCCCAGCGCTCGCGTGAGCTGCGGCAGAACTCCCCGTTCGCCGGTGTCCTGACCGACGACGAGCGTCGTGCAGCCCTGGCGGCGACACGGTGAAGCGGGTCGAGCTCGCTCACATCCTCCGTGCAGCCTCACGCATCACGGACACCACCGACATCGTCATCGTCGGGTCGCAGTCGATCCTCGGGTCGTTCGACGAGGACGACCTGCCTGACGAGGCTGTCGGGTCCATCGAGGCCGACGTCGCGTTCCTCGGCGACGGCTCCGCAGAGAAGGCCCTGGCCGTCGACGGGGCCATCGGCGAGGACTCCGGCTTCCACCAGATGTACGGCTACTACGGCCAAGGCGTCGAGATCGACGGTCTGATCGTCCTGCTCGAGGGGTGGCAGAACCGGATCGTGCGGTGGGAGTCCCGGTCCTCGGAACCCGCCCGGGCGTTGTGCCTGGACCCGCACGACCTCGCGATCTCCAAGCTCGTCGCGTACCGCGAGAAGGACCAGGAGTTCGTGCACGCCATGACCGAGGCCGGTCTGCTCAACCCGCCGCTGCTCCTGGAGCGACTGGCTGCCACCGACGTCCCGCAGCCGCACGCCCGCCGGATCGCGTCGTGGGTGCAGGGGATGGCTGAACGCGTGACGCGCTGAGGACATCCTGCCTGCCGGGGAACAGAACACTCCCTCTCCGTGGCGACCGTTGGGCTCAGCCGGAGCGAGCCGGCGTCCATCCGTTCGGACGCACGGCCGGCCGGGGCGTCCTCGCCCCGGCCGGCCGTTGCAGCGCTGTTGGTACCGGTCAGCTCGCGGTGCAGGTAGCGCTCAGGTTGCTGCCGCTGCCGCTGGCGATGAAGCCCGCGGTCGTCGAGGCACCGGCTCCGAGCCTGCCGTTCCACTCCGCGTTCGCGAGGGTGTCGCTACCGCTGAGCGTGGAGCTCCACGCCTGTGTGATAGTCGCGCCGCTCACGGTGACCTTCCAGCTGGTGATCGCGGCGCTGCCCGCCTTCACGGTCACCTCACCCTGGAAGC
This window harbors:
- a CDS encoding FAD-dependent oxidoreductase, with product MTTNGTTQDRTTCAVVGGGPAGLVLGLLLARAGVDVTVLEKHADFLRDFRGDTVHPSTLQALDDLGLIDRFLALPHSRVEAIRLPDPSGGAPVPVVDFTRLRVPYPYIAMAPQWDLLDLIADAADAEPGFTLLREHEVTDVVRTGDRVTGVRYRTPHGEGTLRADLVVACDGRWSVVRRAVGLPSRRFPVPFDVWWFKVPTSRPVGGALVPRITAGRGLVTIPREGYLQMAYLGPKGTDAALRARGIEAFRAEVAELVPEVADDVHRLTSMDDVKHLDVRLERLRRWSAPGVLCLGDAAHAMSPIGGIGVNLAVQDAIAAARVLASPLRSGAFRDAFPAHVVARVQARRRLPTAVLQGVQRVMHARAIGPAIAGSQAAAPDRGPRLFQRVPALSALTARLLGIGPRPERVPVWGRRPPTSTP
- a CDS encoding DUF6036 family nucleotidyltransferase; protein product: MKRVELAHILRAASRITDTTDIVIVGSQSILGSFDEDDLPDEAVGSIEADVAFLGDGSAEKALAVDGAIGEDSGFHQMYGYYGQGVEIDGLIVLLEGWQNRIVRWESRSSEPARALCLDPHDLAISKLVAYREKDQEFVHAMTEAGLLNPPLLLERLAATDVPQPHARRIASWVQGMAERVTR
- a CDS encoding helix-turn-helix domain-containing protein, translating into MRSVSMPSGTTDQLLTTGEAARVLGTSRQHVVNLTKRGDLPYETTGTHRRVRLSDVDRVRYSTQRLSADQRRSLHLAYAIAGKLVQDPALVDVARQNLERMRARHTRGRPAQWLAQWQELLDGPLDELLIVLTSPSQRSRELRQNSPFAGVLTDDERRAALAATR
- a CDS encoding dihydrofolate reductase family protein → MGKLIYAANTSLDGYLEDESGAFDWSVPDEAVHAFWNEHERGIGTSLYGRRMYETMRVWEDDDWLTDQPAVVREYAGIWRDADKVVYSTTLDAVSTARTRIERQFDPEAVRRLKEESVTDLSVGGASLGAEAFRHGLVDECVLLLCPVTVGGGKPALPRGVRLDLELLATRRFANGVVHVRHAVRRAT